The following proteins come from a genomic window of Achromobacter sp. AONIH1:
- a CDS encoding ribose-phosphate pyrophosphokinase-like domain-containing protein, translating to MSDFSRIELSYAGGDGQAVAHPVRFLGFPGGERHVWIGEGAGGAGRAYTIDARIYSSDAVMDLLLLNDALRRVAGEGAAVTLRLPYLPYARQDRVTVAGEPLSVKVFCTLINAMKFDRVVVADPHSTVAPALLDRVEIESAEGFLGQVLALPEFAGGVALVAPDAGAHKRVLALGERFGAPVVCCAKLRNTATGKLSGARVLDEVPDLPLLVVDDICDGGGTFVALAALLRRHSDRPLGLYVTHGLCTKGVAPLRDYARLYTAYPRDPALWTPRGDIFQAIDAAPQAAIAA from the coding sequence ATGTCCGACTTCTCCCGCATCGAACTTTCCTACGCCGGCGGCGATGGCCAGGCCGTCGCGCATCCGGTCCGCTTCCTCGGCTTTCCCGGCGGCGAGCGCCATGTCTGGATCGGCGAGGGCGCGGGCGGAGCCGGGCGCGCCTACACCATCGACGCCCGCATCTATTCCTCGGATGCGGTCATGGACCTGCTGCTGCTGAACGACGCGCTGCGCCGCGTGGCGGGCGAGGGCGCGGCCGTGACGCTGCGGCTGCCCTATCTGCCCTATGCGCGCCAGGACCGTGTCACGGTCGCGGGCGAGCCGCTGTCGGTCAAGGTGTTCTGCACTTTGATCAACGCCATGAAGTTCGACCGCGTGGTGGTGGCCGATCCGCACAGCACGGTCGCGCCGGCGCTGCTGGACCGCGTCGAGATCGAATCGGCCGAGGGCTTCCTGGGCCAGGTGCTGGCCCTGCCTGAATTCGCGGGCGGCGTGGCGCTGGTGGCGCCGGATGCCGGCGCGCACAAGCGCGTGCTGGCCCTGGGCGAACGCTTCGGCGCGCCGGTGGTGTGCTGCGCCAAGCTGCGCAATACCGCCACCGGCAAGCTTAGCGGCGCGCGCGTGCTGGACGAGGTGCCGGACCTGCCGCTGCTGGTGGTGGACGACATCTGCGACGGCGGCGGCACCTTCGTCGCGCTGGCCGCGCTGCTGCGCCGGCACAGCGACCGGCCGCTGGGCCTGTACGTGACGCACGGCCTGTGCACCAAGGGCGTGGCGCCGCTGCGGGACTACGCAAGGCTGTACACGGCCTATCCGCGCGACCCCGCGCTCTGGACGCCGCGCGGCGACATCTTCCAGGCCATCGACGCGGCGCCGCAGGCGGCCATCGCGGCGTGA
- a CDS encoding transporter: MRHFIFIGMLLWACARGALAAQGVTYGGPVGGTDIQSAYLPPHPGLYGSVIAVGALGEKFYDNDGRSPTTSVRLPGGIAEFGLLYVYPGQLFGGTLGSSVATGYGWGSIKVNGKHQSFKGMNDIYTDVLMWSRHLGEVEGGRPRGLTMKLGYSMVLPTGKYNTSDLYTTGRNTLYYIPNGAFTYLTGPNFLGDGTEFSMSYFLDIARKNSATGYRNGMVLDVDMAVSEVVGRWQLGVAGYYARQIADDRLNGQRVPGNRFASAAVGPVVAYNIPDCKCSVKFKAQFSVFTRNSLAPNAAYLFFNKAFN; the protein is encoded by the coding sequence ATGAGGCATTTCATTTTCATCGGCATGCTGCTCTGGGCCTGCGCGCGCGGCGCGCTGGCGGCGCAGGGCGTGACCTATGGCGGTCCGGTCGGCGGCACGGACATACAGAGCGCCTACCTGCCGCCGCATCCGGGCCTGTACGGTTCGGTCATCGCCGTCGGCGCGCTGGGGGAAAAGTTCTACGACAACGACGGGCGCAGCCCCACGACCTCGGTCAGGCTGCCGGGCGGAATCGCGGAATTCGGCCTGCTCTACGTCTATCCGGGGCAGCTGTTTGGCGGCACGCTGGGCAGTTCCGTGGCCACCGGCTACGGCTGGGGCAGCATCAAGGTCAACGGCAAGCACCAGAGCTTCAAGGGCATGAACGACATCTACACCGACGTCCTCATGTGGAGCAGGCATCTGGGCGAGGTCGAGGGCGGCCGGCCGCGCGGCCTGACGATGAAGCTGGGTTATTCGATGGTGCTGCCCACCGGGAAGTACAACACCAGCGATCTGTACACCACGGGACGCAATACGCTCTACTACATTCCGAACGGCGCCTTCACCTATCTGACCGGACCGAACTTCCTGGGCGACGGCACCGAATTCAGCATGAGCTATTTCCTGGACATCGCCCGCAAGAACTCGGCGACCGGCTACAGGAACGGCATGGTGCTGGACGTGGACATGGCGGTCAGCGAGGTCGTCGGCCGCTGGCAGCTGGGCGTGGCGGGCTATTACGCGCGCCAGATCGCCGATGACCGGCTGAACGGGCAGCGTGTACCTGGCAATCGCTTCGCCAGCGCGGCGGTCGGGCCGGTGGTCGCGTACAACATTCCCGACTGCAAATGCAGCGTCAAGTTCAAGGCGCAGTTCTCCGTGTTCACGCGCAACTCGCTGGCGCCCAACGCCGCCTATCTGTTCTTCAACAAGGCGTTCAACTAG
- a CDS encoding polysaccharide deacetylase family protein, whose amino-acid sequence MLCITFDNFGGAAGDLLPWPCPAGIPAAEWAAYNRIGLELGHPRILKLLDELRIRCTYFAEGYAAVLHPDELLAWHAAGHEIAVHGWKHEMWTGIASRDEEERLIQLAVSSIRGLTGQTPAGFRPPGLGINPWTDEVLAAHGIRYVSRALSGATDEAIASGVTATSPARVVVLPTDPALIDGAVIHPRFGGIFGTLDAAAGYDRLYRAAVAHETTRPEEPWVLVVHPFTSGNRAWFGFEDFMRRLVADFGASRFALARDAATQSIGARAPTD is encoded by the coding sequence ATGCTGTGCATCACCTTCGACAATTTCGGCGGCGCGGCCGGCGACCTGCTGCCCTGGCCCTGTCCCGCTGGCATTCCCGCCGCCGAGTGGGCCGCCTACAACCGGATCGGCCTGGAGCTGGGGCATCCACGCATCCTGAAGCTGCTGGATGAGTTGCGGATCCGCTGCACTTACTTCGCGGAAGGCTATGCGGCGGTGCTGCATCCGGACGAGCTGCTGGCCTGGCATGCGGCCGGGCACGAGATCGCCGTGCACGGCTGGAAACACGAAATGTGGACGGGCATCGCCTCGCGCGACGAAGAAGAGCGCCTGATCCAGCTGGCCGTGTCGAGCATCCGCGGGTTGACGGGGCAGACGCCGGCGGGATTCCGGCCGCCGGGGCTGGGTATCAATCCCTGGACCGACGAGGTGCTGGCGGCGCACGGCATCCGCTACGTGTCGCGGGCGCTGTCCGGCGCGACCGATGAGGCGATCGCGTCCGGCGTCACGGCAACATCGCCGGCGCGGGTGGTGGTGCTGCCCACCGATCCCGCGCTGATCGACGGCGCTGTCATCCATCCGCGCTTCGGCGGGATCTTCGGCACGCTGGACGCGGCCGCCGGCTATGACCGCTTGTATCGGGCAGCCGTCGCGCACGAAACCACGCGTCCCGAAGAGCCCTGGGTGTTGGTCGTGCATCCGTTCACGTCCGGGAACCGGGCCTGGTTCGGTTTCGAGGATTTCATGCGGCGTCTTGTCGCCGACTTCGGGGCGTCGCGCTTTGCGCTGGCGAGAGATGCCGCGACGCAGTCGATAGGCGCCCGGGCGCCCACGGACTGA
- a CDS encoding fumarylacetoacetate hydrolase family protein, with translation MKLAMFREGGRDRLGVVEADTVIDVTAGLPALSADLADWLPGQGTSWRMLALLAREATARLPLSAVRLLPPLRRPSAFLAIGGNYASHLREIAHLNVSAGEHQIWFNKQASCITGPFDELVIPPGMSTLDYEVELAVVIGRRCRNVRARDAIDYIAGYTICNDASIRERHHRSPTITLAKSFDSLGPLGPWLVTADEIADPHALRVRTWVNGELRQDGNTAEMRFNIFEQIEELSSAMTLEPGDVLATGTPAGIGAARQPPLFLAPGDVVRMRIEGIGDIENRVVAAQSAGA, from the coding sequence ATGAAACTTGCCATGTTTCGAGAGGGCGGCCGGGACCGCCTGGGCGTGGTCGAGGCGGACACGGTGATCGACGTCACCGCGGGCCTGCCGGCCTTGTCGGCCGATCTGGCGGACTGGCTGCCGGGGCAGGGGACCTCGTGGCGCATGCTGGCGCTGTTGGCGCGAGAAGCCACGGCGCGCCTGCCGCTGTCCGCCGTGCGGCTGCTGCCGCCGCTGCGGCGGCCGTCGGCGTTCCTGGCCATCGGCGGCAACTATGCCTCGCATCTGCGGGAGATCGCCCATCTGAACGTCAGCGCCGGCGAACACCAGATCTGGTTCAACAAGCAGGCATCCTGCATCACCGGACCGTTCGATGAGCTGGTCATTCCCCCGGGCATGTCGACGCTGGATTACGAGGTGGAACTGGCGGTGGTCATCGGCCGGCGCTGCCGCAACGTGCGGGCGCGCGACGCCATCGATTACATCGCCGGATACACCATCTGCAATGACGCCAGCATCCGCGAGCGCCATCACCGCAGCCCGACCATCACGCTGGCGAAATCATTCGATTCTCTGGGGCCCTTGGGGCCGTGGCTGGTCACGGCCGACGAGATCGCCGATCCGCACGCGCTGCGAGTCCGCACCTGGGTCAACGGCGAGCTGCGGCAGGACGGCAATACGGCGGAGATGCGCTTCAACATCTTCGAGCAGATCGAGGAGCTGAGCAGCGCCATGACGTTGGAGCCCGGCGATGTGCTGGCCACCGGCACGCCGGCCGGCATCGGCGCCGCGCGCCAGCCGCCGCTGTTCCTGGCGCCGGGCGACGTCGTGCGCATGCGGATCGAAGGCATTGGCGATATCGAGAACCGCGTGGTGGCGGCGCAGTCCGCCGGCGCCTGA
- a CDS encoding PDR/VanB family oxidoreductase, which produces MAERVPGRATADWRPMRLARRDRIADDIYAVTLTCEQDAPLPEIAPGDHIEVQVPGGVRAYSLCNPPDAREGYQLAIHRSSAHGGAHYLCETLAVGSPLRVRGPRNLFALSPEHRRVVLIAGGIGITPIIAMAEHLARRDLDFQMHYCARSRAAAAFLDRLDAGACRHRVRYHFDDDPAAGRLDLGRLFAGLDADQHVYLCGPNAMLADAVTLAERHALAGRLHYERFGASRPPAAPFVAAGAFEVLAARSGRRVEVPPDCSIAAALVRAGVDVPLSCEQGVCGMCMTRVIDGIPDHRDDVLSEAERASNGVILPCVSRAKSALLTLDL; this is translated from the coding sequence ATGGCTGAGCGCGTTCCTGGCCGCGCGACGGCGGATTGGCGGCCGATGCGGCTGGCGCGGCGCGATCGGATCGCCGACGACATCTACGCGGTGACGCTGACCTGCGAGCAGGACGCGCCGCTGCCCGAGATCGCGCCGGGCGATCACATCGAAGTGCAGGTGCCGGGCGGCGTGCGCGCCTATTCGCTATGCAATCCGCCCGACGCGCGGGAGGGGTATCAGCTGGCCATCCACCGCTCGTCCGCGCATGGCGGCGCGCATTATCTGTGCGAGACGCTTGCCGTCGGGTCGCCCCTGCGGGTGCGCGGCCCGCGCAATCTGTTCGCCCTGTCGCCCGAGCATCGGCGCGTGGTGCTGATCGCGGGCGGCATCGGCATCACGCCCATCATCGCCATGGCGGAGCACCTGGCGCGGCGCGACCTGGATTTCCAGATGCACTACTGCGCGCGCAGCCGCGCCGCCGCCGCGTTCCTGGACCGGCTCGACGCCGGCGCCTGCCGGCATCGTGTGCGCTACCACTTCGACGACGATCCGGCAGCCGGCCGGCTGGACCTGGGCAGGCTGTTCGCCGGCCTGGACGCGGACCAGCACGTCTATCTGTGCGGTCCGAACGCGATGCTGGCCGATGCCGTGACGCTGGCCGAGCGGCATGCGCTGGCCGGCCGTCTGCACTACGAACGTTTCGGCGCGAGCCGTCCGCCGGCGGCGCCTTTCGTGGCGGCGGGCGCATTCGAAGTGCTGGCGGCGCGCAGCGGCCGGCGCGTCGAGGTGCCGCCGGATTGCTCGATCGCCGCCGCGCTCGTCCGCGCCGGCGTGGATGTGCCGCTGTCCTGCGAGCAGGGCGTCTGTGGCATGTGCATGACGCGGGTCATCGACGGCATTCCCGATCATCGCGACGACGTGCTGTCGGAGGCGGAACGCGCATCCAACGGCGTCATCCTGCCCTGCGTCTCGCGGGCGAAATCGGCCTTGCTCACGCTGGATCTATGA